ATGGCGCCACCCAAATGCCACCAGAATATGCACACAATGTGCACGGCAAACTTGCTTTTTCCATTTCAATACCACACTCAGAAAATGTCTTGGGCCAGTTGAACACATTGCCAAAGCAGTGTCACACAGTACAGTCAGACCATTCCAGCAACTCAAACATCTCATGCCAACCAAATAGTTCTACAGAATCAAATAGTCAAGAGACCACCAGCAATCAGCAAATTAGTCCCAAAATCAATCTTTCTACGCTGGAAGACTTGGATCATGGCCAGTAAGTACCAGAAATCTCACAATTTTGCTTACACAATCATCCTAAATTAGTGATACAGCCCATATTGTGTTTGAGAGACCAGTGCACATTATAACAAGACACAACAACCAGTATTACTACAATTACAAATAACCAATTGTGTTTAGGTGATATTGAAATCTGGTTACATGTTAATCCTACAGCCATGATACAGAAATCATACAGACCTCTTTGGTGACAGATTTAGAAAACCCACTGTGTATTTTGGAGTAATGGAGTCATCACAACCTAGAGGTTTTTTagtctgaataaaatatttctgtcttttttataATCCAATCCAACATTAGGTGGCGTGTTGTCCAGGCCCATTGGGAGCAGCTAGAAGAGATGGAAGCTTTATGTTGTAAAGAGGGGACACTTCTGTGCCAGCAACCTGATATGGTGAAGCCACGTTTGTTAGCTCCTTCCTGTTTgtaaactgtacattttaaattgataaCACACTTTTGTCTGtcctcactctctgtctctctatctaaACAGGCATTTGGGGAGTATGTCCACAAGCTAGAGGAGATCATGGAGAGAAAGGCTCGGTGTGTCCACAGCATGATATCCCAGCTGCAGCCATATCTTAAGCCCAGTCATTCTAACCAACTGCACAACCAAGGAGAAGATAATGATGATCCAATTTCATGAATAAACTAAGTTACTAAGCACTAACATTATAAGTGCAGCTGATACACTGAAGAAATGCCAGTTATGCAAAGCCATACTGTTTATGagtgcaaaatatatttttcactaACAACACTAAATACAGTATCAGTCaatattagtatttttttttttataaatgttccGGTGACTTAAGCTTGAAGAGTTCACTAGGCTTTGGACAGATATCACTTGATGTGTGTGACATCAAGAGATGTGTTACACAATGGTTCTTGTTGGGAAACTTGCCAAGACATGTTTGCCCATagatacaataatatatatattagaatCATAAGAGAAAAGTATGtccatttgtctgtttgtgcatTCTGCAGATTGACGCGTGCAGGTGTGGGATTGCTTATTTTTCTTAGATCCTCCCTGCTGTATACATGCTGATTCAGATGCAAAGAATATGAAATTCATATATATTTAGTTCTGAATCATAAGTTGTTAAGTTCATCTAAAAAAATGGAGATGTGTTACACTACTGTGGAAACTTGGATGCCTGGTATTTAgaaattaagttattttaatAGCTGCCATTTATGTACTGTTTACTGTATCTTTTAATTTAACCTAATCCAGCAGTGCAGTATTTATGCAAGCCCAGTCTTGATCCAACTTTTGGAGTTTCTCCTAGTATCAGACTGATCATTCTTCCTTAGCTGTGgtcttgcttgttttttcccttGGTCTTAAAAACTActaatctttattttgttccaTGAAAATCACAGTACATGATCATTTTGAGACATGGCCTTGGTATTGGAATTGATCAGGACTTTCAGTTTCCTTGGTTTGAGTCTAATCTTAACATGTGCTTTACCTGCACCCCCACCAGACTCTTTCTGGACAAAGACCAGCCCAGCCTGATTAGGGTTGGTCTTCTGTTTGGCTATGGGCTCTGACACTGGAATGATAATACACTGAACCAAAGATGCACAACTAATATTTTGCTAACCTACTTCAAACTTGTGCTTAGGTTGTCTACTGAGATGTTTACTTGGCAGGTGGAAAACTGTTTTCTTGTGCTACATTTTTTAGTAAAAATTGCCAGATTTTGTTAGTCTTCTGATAAAAGGTTGTGATACTTGTGAGGCAATGAAATTATTGGTGTAAATTCAGTTTTCCGCTGAGTTGTTGAGGCTACTTGGTTTTTGAAACAGTTCTAAGGGTTTAAGATTTAATTAAATGTGCTTGATAATCAGACGATGTGTTCTGTGttgtgaaatatttatattaggCAGTAGATTATTTGATAATTATTTTCTGAGTGGGATAGTGTGCAGATATGTTGTTTTTACCCAAGTATTTGCCTATCAAAATTGCCATCCTTTTATTATGTAAATGTAGGTATTCCACAGAAAGCTGAGGGTGGATAAAAATAGAATAGAAGAAGCCAGCCTCAACACAGTAGGAATTTTAGAGGATCATTTTTAATAGTATTACACCATCATCAAAGAAACTTACACAACCTGTTTTGGCTcaaggaaaaataaaagtttttttaaaaaaactcttCCGTAGACTCAAAATTGAAAGCATAAGCCATATCTGATCTCACTTCACGAATTAGATCTGTGACGACTTTTGCTAAACATGGAAAAATCACCACATACTAAACTCTATAAAGATATAGCTTTCACCCGATTTCAGGCTGGAAACACGTTACAGCGAAGCGCGCCCCCAGACAGGAACGCGCACGCCAGGGCACGGTGATGAACCACCTGACCTGTTCGGTGTGTTTTGGTTGGCAGATTCGGCTTCACAACGTTGAACAACGGCGCGGTGGGTCACGTGACggcatctgctgctgctggctgagcGAAGCGTGTTAGCAGGtaacagaaagaaagatttGTTGTGCTAATATTATCGATTTAGAAGCCGTTTGAACGACCTAAGCGTCTTATCGTAtgatttttaaattagtttaagGAAAACCGATCGCCTGATTCAGAGAAACCGTTCGTCCTGTTCGGTTgatagctaactagctaattcGCTAGCTAGCCAGCGTTGTATCCGTACTGTAGTACTGCATTGTATGCGGACGGGCCGTTCACATGCCGGGGCAGTTAGCCTGCTTCTGATATCTGTCGTAGCTTAACATTAACAGGCCGCGCGTTTTTCGACAACTTTTCTCCATCCCTCACACGTATTGCATTCCTAAtactaaagtattggacaccAACCGTTGTAAACGTTAATGTAACACGCGGCTTTTTTCCGTTTCGTTTCAGCTTTGTTATCCTGCTGGTAACTTTAGTTAAATCTGCCACTGAGGTTAGCGCAAAgtgactaacgttagcttttctCTTGATTTACACAAAAGGGCACATCTTCGCActtgtcacatttgtttttttttttttttttgttcctgtgTCAGTGAGGCTATACAAACAGCAATCACATTGGCGGACAGGTTAATTAATTACATGGTTACACTGCCAATATCTTGCCAGTAGAATATGGCATTTTAACGGTTGGAATCGTGTGTGTATCGCACACGGAACAAAGACAAGCGGCTAGCCAGGCTAAAGCTAGCGTGAGCTAGTTGACCTAGCGCTTATGTGAACGTTAGCAAGTGCGGCTCATATTTCGGTCGAGCTTCTTTTAACAGTCCACCTAAATAAGATTACGATTGAGTCATCACTTACGTTAGATACAGGCGACTGAAAAACACTGATAACACTAgctatatatacagttaacACTGCCTTGCTGTCTAacatttttctgtcagtcaacatACGAGTGGCAGACTATAACGTTAGTATGATCTCATTTGTTGTGTTTCCACGCTGACAAGTTGTCAGTTAGTAGTATTATTAGCTGACAACcagttactgtatgtaatataaTCTTAACTCGGGGAAGTTGTGTGCTTTCGATTTCCTTGGACACCACACCGTTTAGCCTGGCTTAAAGTCCAGGTTTCTTTGAGgttactttttttaatcaaatggcAAATGGCTGTCGCTATCCTGACGTCGTCGATGGGTAAAAAGTGTTATTCATACGACCCATAACATATGCTGGTGCATACTcatggttattttgtgtatgagCTTCAAGAGGGTTGTAAGTTGACACCTGGACAGTCCCCCCTTGGCTGGCTAAATTTAACCGGGGAGGTGGGGTGCGACAGATGGGCTTATAGTCTTACATGGTATAGGCCTACTTGACAACAGTGAGTCTCGGTCTGCTTATATTAAGTGTATTGTACTGGCTTTGGACATTTattctgtattatattttactaGGAATTGTGATGCAGTGTAACTTACATGTTGCTGTCATTTCactttacccccccccccagatttttctattttgtacatacattgttttgtatatactgtatatgatgacTTCAGTGGTCAGCAATCAAGCCCGGGGGACTCGGGACAGAACGCTGCCCACcaccacacaaacaacacagccacagaaacagatACAGGTGGGTTTTCACCATTGTGCCTACATACAGAGTTGCATACAGGCCTAAGGAATTGTCTGAGTCAAATACCTGTTTTACCTCACTTAGTATTGAATGTCATCATACTGATATTGAAAGTAAAATGTgtaatgaatgtaaaatgtaatttgacaCTCTTAAAGGATTTTAAGGTGACTACATCCTTCACCAGGACTGTAGTATCTTTCAtggaaataagtaaataaaaccCAGTGTCTTGTGGTCTAATGTATTGCTTGAATACAGATATGAGGCCAGGTACTGTGTGTTCCTGTTGTATTGTTTCTTACTGAACTCTTTGTTTACCAGGCCACAGCAGAACAGATTCGTTTAGCTCAAATGATCTACGACAAAAATGATGCAGACTTTGAAGACAAGGTCAAACAGGTAGTGCATTTGtgcatatatagtatatagtcaATTAGTTTTCTGGATGACCAGCATATCTTACTGGATTCTTCGACATTGGGACCCTCATTGCATCATATGGTGATCTAACTTAACGGTCTGTTTTGCACACTCACAGCTGATTGAGGTAACTGGGAAGACTCAAGATGAGTGCATGGTAGCCCTCCATGACTGCAACGAAGATGTAAACAGAGCCATCAATTTCCTGCTGGAGAGCACCTCTGACACAGTAAGAGtctatacacacatgcacaaaccaTATTCATACACATATTGTGCTTGTGTTCACATGTCATATGGCAATTCCTCTGGGTTTCTGCAGATACTGGAACACCGTGAACCATGCAAAATTTTAATCACAATATGGGTGTATTTTATAGAGTCAGTCTCATTCTTTGGTTAACCTCTGTCAGAACTCCTGGGAAACTGTCGGGAAGAAGCGGAGCCTTGGGAAAGAAGGAGGACCCTCAGAGATAAAGGAGAGcagggagaagaaaggaggagagagagaggccaatCGTGGACGTGGGGGGTCCAACAGGAGGGGCAGAGGCATCAGCCGAGGGCGTGAAGGTAAGAAAGAGACCAAAGATGTTTGTCCTGTCTAAGAGCCTGGATTGTGTAGATGTATGTCCTTGTCACTCTGTTTTAAAATGGTGTTCTAGGTATTTGATGCGTCTTTGACATTGAcagtttattttcacttttattgcTAAAAGTATTCCGAGTGTATGGAATTGTCTACTCAGCTTTGCTCAACTTCGATTTCTCTGCAGGTTTAATTAAAAAGGCTCAGAAGTCTTTCTCCCAGTTGAGTATTAATAATGAGTTTTTAATACCTTAATTTCCTTGTCCCTTTGTTTCTTGTTGGATTCCAGGTCGGTTAGAGGAGAATGGGTTTGAGGTGGCtcctggagagagagggggagaccGTGGACGCAGGGGGCGGGGCAGAGGTGAGcgaaacagaaaatgacaccTCTTCAAAGTTTATTGAATACATTGTCATtttgttaacagtgagtccaaGCGTAAAGTTGGGATGTATAAAGATGAttggggggtgtgtgtgtgtgtgtgttactttgtTACTTGAATTTTCCAAAAGGCTCTAGTCCCATTAATGTAAAGAGATTTCAAAAACTGCAggataaaaactgaaatgggTTTTTCAAAAGTTTGGTAAACCAAAACATTGTCAAACCAAATCAGAATGggtttacatattacatatgaCTGTGGTAGACATAGAAAACCTCTACCCTGTAGGTTTGCTGCATGCTTAGATGTCTATTTTGGGCAACCCTTTCCACCGTTTGAGTAAACATGTCAATGAATTTAGGCAAATTGTAATATCGTCTGTTTGTGTTAACTGCAATCTTTAGATAGGGATTTTGGTCAGATgttgttgtgcattttttggTTATGTAGCTGGCAGCATATCTATTTGTGTCTACGGTCATTTAGAGTATTGCAGCACTCAACATATGTGGAATGTGCTCAGACCCTGcagctgcttgtgtgtgtgtgtgtgtgtattggagGGGGTTGTAGTCAATAGATAGAGATTGTGAAGGTGGAAAGTAGTAGAATCTGACTTGATTTGTAGCTTTCTTTGTAACAAGAAGTGGTCTAAGAATGGCTACGTAAATCGGGGCGTGATTCAAAACAAATTGTGTCAGATGGCCTGTTATGCTTTAACAGCAGATCATGTACTCTCCTGGCTGCTTGTCTTTTATgaataactgtaaaatgtcaagttAATACCTTGAACCAAAAGTAAAACTTCACTTCAGGATTTTCTTTGGCCAAAAAACAGATCTTAGACAGGCTGTCTTTGGTCTAAATAGCCTAACTGTTACCTCCCTGGCccatgtttgtatgttttgaCAGCACAATTTGTGTGATATTTCTGTGACAGTGTACTGTATTAGTTTACTTATTGAGCACAATCCCAAAGCAATGCCACGTTTTAGAAAAACTCAGGTATAGAACACGATAGAAAAGAAACTTAGACATGTGCATGCAGGTATGgttctaaacaaaaacaattagaaTATTGTCTAATGCCCGACAAAGGTCAATGACAGAAACATTGCTTTTTTCATTAAACTTATTGCTGACTGTGTGTGGAAGTTTGATGCcgtctttaaaaaacaaaacaaaaacaaaggcttAATGAAAAGTTGAGGTTGAAAGTGACCAGTCAGCCGAGGTcatttggttgttttgtgtgtgtccacaggGGCAGGGGGTCGCGGTAGAGGAAGAGCAGCTGCTGGCAACAGGTTCTCCTCCCAGGGAATGGGGTAAGAGCATATGCTTAGTGTAAATATTAAGCCTGAAGTAGGATGAggaggtggtgatggtgatTACAAGCACAtatcttaaaaacaaatgtgtggaaAATTAAGTTTCTGAATCTCCTCATTCAGTAGTGTTAACAGTAGCAACAACAGACCAGATGGTATTCTCTTCAGTTTCCCTTATGTTGGCTCACCTTCCCAAACTCTTCACCTTTCCTGTTGTCTCTTCTTTCCACTCTTCTTCTTTCAGCACCTTCAATCCTGCGGACTACACAGCTAACTCTGGAGCTCGCCAGGAGACATGGGAAGGGGACTGCAACGAACCTGCTGAGGGAACCAGTAAGGAAATAACATAAGATGTTACTTTTTGATGCCATTTCCTACTTGAGCTGCGGAATGGCTTAATTGTCATTGCTTAAAAGTGTCAGCCTCATCTAGTGTTCACTTGCCCCAAATCAGCGTGAATTTCCAATTTCAGGATTCTAGGTGCCAAATAAAACCAAACGAATCTGCACATTGGATTTAAGGGCTTATAACTTTGGTGTTATACTAAAGCAGTCATGGTGCTATATTTTGTATCACTGCTTTGGGACGACTGATGGTTGCTGAGAGCATATCATGAGTGTGTGAACATGGCAACACTAACTTGgctgctgttctgttttttaGGAGCATGGGGAGGCAATATGGAAGACTGGATTTCAGAAGACTGGACTGAGGATGTAAGGCTCCACTTTTTAATGATCTGAAAGGGATCTGCAATGCTTCAGATTGAGGGTTTACATAAAGTTTGTTTACTTACATTGCTTTAAATCTGCACTGGCTTGCTTAATGTCTAGCTTTATTGGCTACTGATGTTAACTTGGTTGTTTATAtaccatacagtacatatgcCTATATTAATCTGATGGATGACTGTTTGTTCTTCCTGTCCTTTCTCACAGTTGTCTGAGACCAAAGTATTCACTGCCTCTTCTGCTCCAGCaaaccacatcacacctggacACAAGTGAGTCATCCTCCCCAAAGTCCAGTCAACTTAAAACACTACAGAGAACACGCTTTATTTTGgagaataacattttatttaatctgtgCTGTTATCTTCTCCTTGTCGACCGTCCTCAAACCTCTTTTCTCCCACTCTACCTGCTCTCTTGTCTCTTGCTTCTCAGCGTGGACCTGGCTAGCCTACTGCCTAAGGCTGGAGTGGCTGTCGGGGTTTCAATGGACTCTGACTTAGGGGCGATAGTCGATGGCCCCTCAGCCGAGGATTTGGGCCAAAGCCTTGTGTTTACCAATTCCCACCACAATGGACGCACTGCAACACACAGCTACGCACACGCCACAGCCAACAGCTACGCCCATGCCGCTTCTGCTGGTACCACCTACGCACATGCTGCACTGGTACAGACAGCCACGCattcacacacttacacatgtGGAAGCACCAGCAACCACATTACACGCATCTTTGTGCTTACACACTATACTTGTTTTGCTTCTGTCATCCTCCCAGTCCTCAGTCCTGGGTTCTGGTTTCGGATGCCTGAATGTACCTAAGCCGGGACCTGCCTCTGACATCAGGACATCAGAGCAGCTCAATGGTCCTCGGCTTGGTCAGAGAGCCAGTCAGATGTTGGCCTCCACCAGCAACGGTAGTGTTTCCAAAGATGCAGGGCCACCTCCAATACAGAACCCTGCTcctgcctcctctccctctctagaAGTCAAGGCTCAGAGAGTTGAGAATGGTCCtgttactgcccaacactgtaAGTTCATCTGAAAGTTAAATAAgaaatcaaacacagaaattTAATACATGTCTATTAAATCTTAAGTAACTGTTCTTGATGACAAAAATGCAAGAGGTGCACTGCACAGCAGTACAATAGTTCTatgaatatatacatttattccCATTCTCTTCAGTGGAGATGAAGCTTCAGCCAGAGCCATCAGCGGTGCTCAGCCAGCTGGCTCAGAGGCAGCAACAGTCCTCCATCCTTCCCACCACAGAACATGCTCCACAGGTCCCCACCCCGCCAGGTAGGATTGCAGAACAGTATCATACAATGCCATTAAAGTTGTGAAAGTCTGCATAGCATACCACATgacattagagctgcaactcaactaattattttcataattaattGGATTAATTAAATAGGAATGCCAGCAGCAGCGGATCGTGCTGCATGACCAACTGAGCTGTTTAGTAACTGTGAGAGCAAACACATCTGCATTGTTTGTCGATTTGTGCTGTAAGATCATGGCAGTATGGCCATCTTCATTATGTCTTGCTCTGACAATTTGTTTTTATCCTAGTGCTGTGTTTTTAACAACATTGTGAATGGGACGCATTCATTCTCCTTCAGGTCATGAGTCCTCTGTTCCTCTTGTAAGAGATGGAGCTTCTCCAGGAGCGAAGCTGCCAGTCATGGAGCCTCCCATCACAGAACCCCCTCAGCGGCAGTTAAAGACACAGAGACGCAGAGTACCGCCTCCCTCAAAGGTAAGCTCTTCTGATATCTGAACCttttcatcaaacaaaaaaCCTGTAAGAACCTCCATGCAAAAGAGCAATATTACTTGCAAGACTGAAAGAAGTAGAAGAAACTGGAAGTCTTATCAATAATTTATCTGCTCTCACCTGCTTGATGAGACAAACCAGCTGGCTGACTGGCTATGTGGTAGGGACAGAGAGGTAAAGACATTGGAGTTTACAGCTTGCGGAAACTACTTTTATTCAAAGATATGTTGTCAACAAACACGGAGGGCACAGATATGTATACAGTCCTTTTTGAGTATATCCATCTCATACATATGTTTTCTACCATAGCCTGCTTTTCTGCTGCTTGAGTCATAGCAGTTTATACTGTAACACATTCAAGTAGCTGTTCAGGACTGTTTTTACTGAACGTGGCTACTAGCCAGTTATCATCTAcgttcattttttaaataactcatcaaataaaataacttatttGCTCACATTTTAACTTGATTTCCATAATTTACAATttttacacacagtacaaaaacaaattcaaaataatcaaattgatTAAATATACTGTCCCAGTTCTACTTAATTCCCTCTTTGTCTACTCAGATCCCGTCGTCAGCAGTGGAGATGCCAGGCTCAGCAGATATATCTGGCCTGAATGTTCAGTTTGGAGCTCTTGACTTTGGGTCTGAAGCTGGTAGTGGAACGGTAGACATGGCACAGACAGAGTTGGCCAGGGAGCAAGCCCctgctccagcagctccagcactCATGCCTGGCCCTACCACTCTTCCCACACAGCAGCCACAGAGCAGCCTATTCTCCAAGCCAGGAcctgtgaggtgtgtgtgtgtgtgagttgtttTGAATTGGTGTGTGAGGCACAGGTTTGTCTGAGAAATTTGTACCTGAATaaattttagaaatatttgaaAGTTTCTTACacatgtgtacatacatgtacagcaacaaacatcagacaACATTGCCTCGTCAACCAAAGCGCATGCTGAGTCACAAAGAACAACTTCTCAGACATATAGCCATCTTTTCTACATACATGAATCCTAAGAGCATGTTAAAAGTGTTTCATTATCTTCACAAAATTGAGCTCAGTAACACTTGTTCTGTTAGTCATGCAGGAGACACATTTATCATTATTTGTTCACTTTTGGCATACTTCTTTTGGGTACAgccctaaaataataaaaccCAGGGTCCATTAGAATACTTTTAAGATaatcttttctattttctatcttttttaACCTCCCAAAAAGATTTTCTCACTGCATTGCCACACACAATTAAATAGTGTTCCTTTCATCTCTGTGCATTTTGTACACAAATCTGGGATTTTGCCattatattgatttaatttgacTGGAGTCATATTATTCTCATTAACCATTTATACTGTAACAATCTTAGTCAAGTATTAATTGATTGCGTATGGGCCTTAGTACATGCTGATTCCCAGTTCCCTGATATGTTTCTAGGTCTTCCTTCCACGCATTCCATTTGTACCTTCATACATTATTaattttgtacatgtgtgtatctgtccagCATGAAATCTTAGCAACCATTCAAGATAGAGCTATGTAAAAAGCAAAGCACTGCAGCCATGGGCACATCATTTATCAATGAGTTAAAGGGGTTTGGAGAATGATGTCTTAATTTTAGCTCAGTTACAGCTAGAAACGGCTTGAATTAAATTAACCAGTAATGATACATTCTGCCTCTACTTCTGTCACATTCTCAGTatgttttattgtatatttatcTATCTTTCCCCATCTTCCTATCTCTTGTTCCTGTGAACAGTGAACACTTG
This sequence is a window from Siniperca chuatsi isolate FFG_IHB_CAS linkage group LG5, ASM2008510v1, whole genome shotgun sequence. Protein-coding genes within it:
- the LOC122876848 gene encoding ubiquitin-associated protein 2-like isoform X2 gives rise to the protein MMTSVVSNQARGTRDRTLPTTTQTTQPQKQIQATAEQIRLAQMIYDKNDADFEDKVKQLIEVTGKTQDECMVALHDCNEDVNRAINFLLESTSDTNSWETVGKKRSLGKEGGPSEIKESREKKGGEREANRGRGGSNRRGRGISRGREGRLEENGFEVAPGERGGDRGRRGRGRGAGGRGRGRAAAGNRFSSQGMGTFNPADYTANSGARQETWEGDCNEPAEGTRAWGGNMEDWISEDWTEDLSETKVFTASSAPANHITPGHNVDLASLLPKAGVAVGVSMDSDLGAIVDGPSAEDLGQSLVFTNSHHNGRTATHSYAHATANSYAHAASAGTTYAHAALSSVLGSGFGCLNVPKPGPASDIRTSEQLNGPRLGQRASQMLASTSNGSVSKDAGPPPIQNPAPASSPSLEVKAQRVENGPVTAQHLEMKLQPEPSAVLSQLAQRQQQSSILPTTEHAPQVPTPPGHESSVPLVRDGASPGAKLPVMEPPITEPPQRQLKTQRRRVPPPSKIPSSAVEMPGSADISGLNVQFGALDFGSEAGSGTVDMAQTELAREQAPAPAAPALMPGPTTLPTQQPQSSLFSKPGPVSEHLSSLPTLPSAVSDPSFPSPSLGLPSATPSPSLGLPSAAAPPSSTAPTAASRVESSGSRSLPPHLGFSQNKDVPSAAALTNGYSGMKTQSTQDSTSSMSRTVKTESPVMTSDSGPGHHIPSPAVTPSHSAPIPSLSSHVTSTHSSGSALATSSSLTISNEESSSNGNLHAFSSSSSQVVNPGPSAPMAVSSSATNGLHPSGAPGLIPNGTNATLSAAGSRTAPLLTTTSGKAPPNLAQGVPPLLANQYIMGPGGLLPAYPIYGYEDLQMLQSRLPMDYYGVTFPGTTATMPGRDGLANNPYSGEATKFGRNDSSSPAPPTSLSTAGVQSQPQQAPQAGTQGQGQSQGQQTQNQAFLNPPLPPGYGYTGLPYYAGVPGVPSAFQYGPTVFVPPGSAKQPTMGLANPSNQYHQQHQPSYGQHAYGAAFDDLSQAHGGEYSKGGYGGSAQSQAKSAGSGPGKGTHKSPGLSGSGTSGGVPDMGGSIYNKTQSFDKQGFHTGTPPPFSLPSALGGTGPLNPGGAPGYAPAPFLHILPPHQQPHSQLLHHHLTQDGQGGPGQRSQSNSMQQKTQGNKSSYGSSPYWTN
- the LOC122876848 gene encoding ubiquitin-associated protein 2-like isoform X3; the protein is MMTSVVSNQARGTRDRTLPTTTQTTQPQKQIQATAEQIRLAQMIYDKNDADFEDKVKQLIEVTGKTQDECMVALHDCNEDVNRAINFLLESTSDTNSWETVGKKRSLGKEGGPSEIKESREKKGGEREANRGRGGSNRRGRGISRGREGRLEENGFEVAPGERGGDRGRRGRGRGAGGRGRGRAAAGNRFSSQGMGTFNPADYTANSGARQETWEGDCNEPAEGTRAWGGNMEDWISEDWTEDLSETKVFTASSAPANHITPGHNVDLASLLPKAGVAVGVSMDSDLGAIVDGPSAEDLGQSLVFTNSHHNGRTATHSYAHATANSYAHAASAGTTYAHAALSSVLGSGFGCLNVPKPGPASDIRTSEQLNGPRLGQRASQMLASTSNGSVSKDAGPPPIQNPAPASSPSLEVKAQRVENGPVTAQHLEMKLQPEPSAVLSQLAQRQQQSSILPTTEHAPQVPTPPGHESSVPLVRDGASPGAKLPVMEPPITEPPQRQLKTQRRRVPPPSKIPSSAVEMPGSADISGLNVQFGALDFGSEAGSGTVDMAQTELAREQAPAPAAPALMPGPTTLPTQQPQSSLFSKPGPVSEHLSSLPTLPSAVSDPSFPSPSLGLPSATPSPSLGLPSAAAPPSSTAPTAASRVESSGSRSLPPHLGFSQNKDVPSAAALTNGYSGMKTQSTQDSTSSMSRTVKTESPVMTSDSGPGHHIPSPAVTPSHSAPIPSLSSHVTSTHSSGSALATSSSLTISNEESSSNGNLHAFSSSSSQVVNPGPSAPMAVSSSATNGLHPSGAPGLIPNGTNATLSAAGSRTAPLLTTTSGKAPPNLAQGVPPLLANQYIMGPGGLLPAYPQIYGYEDLQMLQSRLPMDYYGVTFPGTTATMPGRDGLANNPYSGEATKFGRNDSSSPAPPTSLSTAGVQSQPQQAPQAGTQGQGQSQGQQTQNQAFLNPPLPPGYGYTGLPYYAGVPGVPSAFQYGPTVFVPPGSAKQPTMGLANPSNQYHQQHQPSYGQHAYGAAFDDLSQAHGGEYSKGGYGGSAQSQAKSAGSGPGKAPGLSGSGTSGGVPDMGGSIYNKTQSFDKQGFHTGTPPPFSLPSALGGTGPLNPGGAPGYAPAPFLHILPPHQQPHSQLLHHHLTQDGQGGPGQRSQSNSMQQKTQGNKSSYGSSPYWTN
- the LOC122876848 gene encoding ubiquitin-associated protein 2-like isoform X6: MMTSVVSNQARGTRDRTLPTTTQTTQPQKQIQATAEQIRLAQMIYDKNDADFEDKVKQLIEVTGKTQDECMVALHDCNEDVNRAINFLLESTSDTNSWETVGKKRSLGKEGGPSEIKESREKKGGEREANRGRGGSNRRGRGISRGREGRLEENGFEVAPGERGGDRGRRGRGRGAGGRGRGRAAAGNRFSSQGMGTFNPADYTANSGARQETWEGDCNEPAEGTRAWGGNMEDWISEDWTEDLSETKVFTASSAPANHITPGHNVDLASLLPKAGVAVGVSMDSDLGAIVDGPSAEDLGQSLVFTNSHHNGRTATHSYAHATANSYAHAASAGTTYAHAALSSVLGSGFGCLNVPKPGPASDIRTSEQLNGPRLGQRASQMLASTSNGSVSKDAGPPPIQNPAPASSPSLEVKAQRVENGPVTAQHLEMKLQPEPSAVLSQLAQRQQQSSILPTTEHAPQVPTPPGHESSVPLVRDGASPGAKLPVMEPPITEPPQRQLKTQRRRVPPPSKIPSSAVEMPGSADISGLNVQFGALDFGSEAGSGTVDMAQTELAREQAPAPAAPALMPGPTTLPTQQPQSSLFSKPGPVSEHLSSLPTLPSAVSDPSFPSPSLGLPSATPSPSLGLPSAAAPPSSTAPTAASRVESSGSRSLPPHLGFSQNKDVPSAAALTNGYSGMKTQSTQDSTSSMSRTVKTESPVMTSDSGPGHHIPSPAVTPSHSAPIPSLSSHVTSTHSSGSALATSSSLTISNEESSSNGNLHAFSSSSSQVVNPGPSAPMAVSSSATNGLHPSGAPGLIPNGTNATLSAAGSRTAPLLTTTSGKAPPNLAQGVPPLLANQYIMGPGGLLPAYPQIYGYEDLQMLQSRLPMDYYGVTFPGTTATMPGRDGLANNPYSGEATKFGRNDSSSPAPPTSLSTAGVQSQPQQAPQAGTQGQGQSQGQQTQNQAFLNPPLPPGYGYTGLPYYAGVPGVPSAFQYGPTVFVPPGSAKQPTMGLANPSNQYHQQHQPSYGQHAYGAAPGLSGSGTSGGVPDMGGSIYNKTQSFDKQGFHTGTPPPFSLPSALGGTGPLNPGGAPGYAPAPFLHILPPHQQPHSQLLHHHLTQDGQGGPGQRSQSNSMQQKTQGNKSSYGSSPYWTN